In Aegilops tauschii subsp. strangulata cultivar AL8/78 chromosome 3, Aet v6.0, whole genome shotgun sequence, one genomic interval encodes:
- the LOC109757137 gene encoding uncharacterized protein — protein MGIPMSKFSESNMQFHSVIPGKKAKSLGQIALDVVFGDSKNYRKEKLTFEVVDFHSAYHAILGRLAYAGFMARPCYIYLKLKIPGPRGVITVTRSRQRAEECLQKGSKIADEQMTAVEIEEYKKNADLSDLLRAKKPASESAFQSAGETKPIHIHLEDPNAALTHISTTLDSK, from the coding sequence atgggcattccgatgtctaAATTCAGCGAGAGCAACATGCAGTTCCACAGTGTCATCCCCGGAAAGAAGGCAAAGTCGCTCGGACAGATTgctcttgatgtggttttcggtgattccaagaattaccgcaaggagAAGTTGACGTTTGAGGTGGTGGATTTCCACAGTGCCtaccatgctattctgggcaggctcGCATATGCtggtttcatggctcgaccatgttacatATATCTCAAGTTGAAGATTCCTGGGCCCAGAGGCGTGATCACAGTCACGAGGAGTCGGCAAAGAgcagaagagtgcctccagaaAGGCTCAAAGATTGCCGACGAGCAGATGACAGCAGTAGAGATAGAAGAATACAAGAAGAATGCAGATCTGAGTGATTTGTTGCGTGCTAAGAAGCCTGCTTCGGAGTCCGCATTTCAGTCGGCCGGAGAGACAAAGCCTATCCATATTCACCTGGAAGACCCCAATGCTGCTCTGACCCACATCTCAACAAcactcgatagcaaatag